Proteins from a single region of Pyrus communis chromosome 6, drPyrComm1.1, whole genome shotgun sequence:
- the LOC137736501 gene encoding cullin-1-like — translation MEGRIPVINWGQGWNYIQGRITKLIRVITEGLPENHIDAEECMAAYTMIYNLCVQKPPYDYSPNLYEKYRETFEEYLTSMVLPVLRERPDEFLLHEFVKRWENHKVIVRWLSHLFIYLDRYYIERRSLPGLKEVALNCFRDLVYLQVNARVTAAVIGFIHREREGAQIDRALLKNVMNILVEIKVEGVKTAYEVNFEAHMLRETGVYYSHKASSWIMEDSYSDYMLKAEECMRRERERVSHYLHPSSENKVVEIVKHCLLVVYATQLIEKKLFSESVSSASLAADYVEELSRKFIASVTLAR, via the coding sequence ATGGAAGGCAGAATACCAGTTATTAATTGGGGCCAAGGATGGAACTACATCCAGGGGAGGATTACGAAACTAATTAGGGTAATTACAGAAGGGTTACCGGAGAATCATATCGATGCGGAAGAATGCATGGCTGCTTATACCATGATCTATAACTTGTGTGTTCAGAAACCTCCTTATGACTATTCTCCTAATCTTTACGAAAAATATCGGGAGACATTCGAGGAATACCTTACTTCAATGGTGCTGCCAGTTCTAAGAGAGAGGCCAGATGAGTTTTTGCTGCATGAGTTTGTCAAACGTTGGGAAAACCACAAAGTCATCGTTAGGTGGCTGTCGCACTTGTTtatctatcttgatcgttactACATTGAGCGGAGATCACTTCCTGGGCTGAAAGAAGTTGCACTTAACTGTTTCCGCGACTTGGTTTACCTCCAGGTGAATGCGCGCGTGACAGCAGCTGTAATAGGTTTTATTCATAGAGAACGCGAGGGAGCGCAAATTGACAGAGCGCTGCTGAAGAATGTGATGAATATATTGGTTGAAATCAAGGTGGAGGGAGTGAAGACTGCTTATGAAGTGAACTTTGAAGCACACATGCTGAGAGAAACCGGTGTATACTATTCGCATAAAGCATCAAGTTGGATCATGGAGGATTCTTATAGCGATTACATGTTGAAGGCGGAGGAATGCATgagaagggagagggagagggtttCGCATTACCTGCATCCAAGTAGTGAAAATAAGGTGGTGGAGATTGTGAAACATTGCTTGCTGGTGGTTTATGCAACTCAACTGATTGAAAAGAAGCTTTTTTCTGAATCTGTATCTAGTGCTTCGCTTGCTGCTGATTATGTCGAGGAGCTTTCAAGGAAATTTATTGCTAGTGTAACATTGGCACGGTGA